A genomic window from Salvelinus namaycush isolate Seneca chromosome 5, SaNama_1.0, whole genome shotgun sequence includes:
- the LOC120048521 gene encoding phosphatidylinositol-3-phosphatase SAC1-B-like, which produces MATAYEKFNLHTTPEKFYIEACDDGSNDVLSIDRVSTEMILTVRKDIPPHAVTRPICGIMGTIRLVAGTYLIVITKKKKVGDLLGHAVWKAMDFDVISYKKTVLHLTENQMQDNKAFLSMINSVLLTDGFYFATDYDLTHTLQRLANTSPEFQEMSLLERADQRFVWNGHLLREFMPQPELHRFAYPVVHGFIIMKSCCINGKIFDWNIISRRSCFRAGVRYYVRGIDSEGHAANFVETEQIVQYSGGKASFVQTRGSIPFYWSQRPNLKYKPKPQISKTIDHLDGFQRHFDSQIIIYGKQVILNLIDQKGSEKQLEQAFDKMVSSLGNGMVKYIAFDFHKECSRMRWHRLQILVDMVTEMQDEYGYFLVDVDGNVLVQQEGMFRSNCMDCLDRTNVIQSLLARRSLQSQLERLGVLHMGQRIEDQADFEKIYKNAWADNANACAKQYAGTGALKTDFTRTGKRTQWGLVMDGWNSMIRYYKNNFSDGFRQDSIDLFLGNYSIDEADMTTPLHETKDWKFLTLPIIMVVAFSMCIICLLMAGDTWTETLAYVLFWGTASFVTAGVILFNGREFVDAPKLVQKEKMD; this is translated from the exons ATGGCGACCGCCTACGAGAAATTTAACCT GCACACTACCCCAGAGAAGTTTTACATTGAGGCATGTGATGACGGCTCCAATGATGTACTGTCCATTGACAGGGTGTCCACAGAAATGATCCTCACTG TGAGGAAGGACATTCCTCCCCATGCGGTCACCAGGCCAATATGTGGGATCATGGGAACTATCCGTCTGGTGGCAG GCACGTACCTCATCGTTATCACAAAGAAGAAGAAGGTGGGTGACCTGTTGGGCCATGCCGTGTGGAAGGCTATGGACTTTGACGTTATCTCTTACAAGAAGACTGTGCTGCACCTGACAGAAAACCAG ATGCAGGACAACAAAGCCTTCCTGTCCATGATCAACAGTGTTCTGCTCACAGATGGCTTCTACTTTGCTACAGACTACGACCTGACCCACACTCTGCAGAGACTTGCCAACACCAGCCCTGAGTTCCAGGAGATGAGCCTGCTGGAAAGG GCAGATCAACGGTTTGTGTGGAATGGTCACCTGTTGAGAGAATTCATGCCACAGCCAGAG CTGCACAGGTTTGCTTACCCAGTTGTCCACGGCT TCATCATTATGAAATCCTGCTGCATCAATGGGAAGATCTTTGACTGGAACATCATCTCCAGGCGGAGCTGCTTCAGGGCTGGAGTGCGTTACTACGTCAGAG GCATTGACTCAGAGGGTCATGCAGCTAACTTTGTGGAGACAGAGCAGATTGTCCAGTACAGCGGGGGCAAGGCCTCATTCGTACAGACCCGAGGCTCCATCCCCTTCTACTGGTCCCAAAGACCCAACCTCAAGTACAAACCAAAACCTCAGATCAGCAAAACCATTGACCAT CTGGATGGCTTCCAAAGGCATTTTGACTCGCAGATCATTATTTATGGAAAGCAAGTGATTTTAAATCTGATCGACCAGAAAGGCTCAGAGAAGCAATTGGAACAGGCCTTTGACAAAATGGTGTCCAGCTTGGGCAACGGCATGGTCAA GTACATAGCGTTTGACTTCCACAAGGAATGCAGTCGGATGAGGTGGCATCGCCTGCAGATCTTAGTCGATATGGTGACAGAGATGCAGGATGAGTATGG GTACTTCCTGGTTGATGTGGATGGGAACGTTCTGGTGCAACAGGAAGGGATGTTCCGCAGTAACTGCATGGACTGTCTAGACCGTACCAACGTCATCCAGAGTCTGCTGGCACGACGCTCACTGCAGTCACAGCTGGAG CGACTGGGAGTTCTCCACATGGGCCAGAGGATTGAAGATCAGGCCGACTTCGAGAAGATCTACAAAAATG CGTGGGCAGACAATGCCAATGCGTGTGCCAAGCAGTATGCTGGCACAGGGGCCTTGAAGACGGACTTCacaag AACAGGGAAGAGGACACAATGGGGGCTGGTGATGGACGGCTGGAACTCCATGATCAGATACTACAAGAACAACTTCTCAGACGGCttcagacag GACTCTATTGATCTGTTCCTGGGTAACTATTCCATTGACGAGGCAGACATGACCACACCCCTTCATGAGACCAAAGACTGGAAGTTCCTCACG ttACCCATTATCATGGTTGTGGCATTCTCCATGTGTATCATCTGCCTCCTCATGGCTG GTGACACGTGGACGGAGACCCTGGCGTATGTGCTGTTCTGGGGCACAGCTAGCTTCGTGACGGCCGGCGTCATCCTCTTCAACGGTCGGGAGTTTGTAGACGCGCCCAAGCTGGTCCAGAAGGAGAAGATGGACTGA
- the LOC120047680 gene encoding sodium- and chloride-dependent transporter XTRP3-like produces the protein MGKDAARAEWDNPMQFVLACVSYAVGLGNVWRFPYLCQMHGGGGFLIPYMLMLVLLGVPLFYMELAIGQKMRLGSIGAWRAISPYLGGVGLASVVTSMYLCLYYNVINAWSFWYLFHSFQSVLPWAECPVNSNLTGHVEECERATPTQYFFYRETLDISGSIEENGGIHMGQALCLLLAWIIVYLFIVKGVKSTGKVVYFTATFPYLVLIIYLIRGVTLHGAINGVKYMFTPKMEQLANPTTWINAATQVFFSLGLGFGSLIAFASYNQYNNNFEKQAIVVSMVNSSTSIFASIVTFSIYGFKATFNYESCLERVRLLLLNTFDLAEDTISLENVNHWIAELNRTQPEQFASLGGRLETCDLEAELDTAVEGTGLAFIVYSEAIKNMPVSQLWSVLYFIMLLLLGMGSMLGNVIAVITPLSDLKFISHYMSTKTLNGLVCLFCLLLGLGFTTRSGNYWFTMFNDYGATFSLLFIVLIEVITVCYIYGIKRFEKDVKDMLGHRLNWYWKIMLAGVSPILLIALFIFYIVNYIQGGTPTYQAWNKELGKSVVTEYPPYAQAFIGLLLASSVCCIPLTALYTYCKKRNLASGKRERTVSTVSA, from the exons GTGGGTTCCTGATCCCATACATGCTCATGCTGGTCCTGTTGGGGGTACCCCTGTTCTACATGGAGTTAGCCATTGGCCAGAAGATGCGTCTGGGCAGCATTGGAGCATGGAGAGCTATTAGCCCCTATCTGGGGGGAGTAG GTCTGGCCAGTGTTGTGACCTCCATGTACCTATGCCTCTATTACAACGTCATCAATGCATGGAGTTTCTGGTACCTCTTTCATTCATTCCAG TCGGTCCTGCCATGGGCAGAGTGCCCGGTTAACAGCAACCTGACTGGCCATGTGGAGGAGTGTGAGCGGGCCACGCCCACACAGTACTTCTTCTACAGAGAGACCCTGGACATCTCCGGGTCCATCGAGGAGAACGGAGGGATTCACATGGGACAGGCACTCTGCCTCCTGCTGGCCTGGATTATTGTCTACCTGTTCATCGTCAAGGGGGTCAAGTCCACCGGGAAG GTGGTGTACTTCACAGCCACATTCCCCTACCTGGTCCTCATCATCTACCTCATCCGTGGGGTCACCCTTCATGGAGCCATCAACGGTGTAAAGTACATGTTCACGCCCAAG ATGGAACAGCTGGCTAACCCCACTACGTGGATCAACGCGGCCACTCAGGTCTTCTTCTCTCTGGGCCTGGGCTTTGGATCCCTCATCGCCTTTGCCAGCTACAACCAGTACAACAACAACTTTGAGAAGCAGGCCATTGTCGTGTCCATGGTCAACAGCAGCACCTCCATCTTCGCCAGTATCGTCACCTTCTCCATCTATGGCTTTAAGGCCACCTTCAACTACGAGAGCTGCTTGGAGAG AGTGCGACTGCTGCTCCTGAACACCTTTGATCTAGCAGAGGACACCATCAGTCTGGAGAATGTCAACCACTGGATCGCTGAGCTGAACAGGACACAACCAGAACAGTTTGCCAGTCTGGGAGGTAGGCTGGAGACCTGTGACCTAGAGGCTGAACTAGACACG gcTGTTGAGGGTACAGGCCTGGCCTTCATAGTGTACAGTGAGGCCATTAAGAACATGCCCGTGTCTCAGCTGTGGTCTGTGCTCTACTTCatcatgctgctgctgctgggcatGGGCAGTATGCTGGGCAACGTCATCGCCGTCATCACCCCCCTCAGTGACTTGAAGTTCATCAGCCACTACATGAGCACCAAAACACTCAatg GTCTGGTGTGTCTATTCTGCCTGCTGCTTGGCCTGGGCTTCACCACCCGCTCTGGGAACTACTGGTTCACCATGTTCAATGACTATGGAGCCACCTTCTCTCTGCTCTTCATCGTCCTCATTGAAGTTATCACCGTCTGCTACATATATGGCatcaaaag GTTTGAGAAGGATGTAAAAGACATGTTAGGTCATCGTCTTAACTGGTACTGGAAGATCATGTTGGCAGGAGTCAGTCCCATCCTCCTCATTGCACTATTCATCTTCTACATCGTCAACTACATCCAGGGAGGAACACCCACATACCAGGCCTGGAACAAAGAACTG GGGAAGTCTGTGGTGACGGAGTATCCTCCCTATGCCCAAGCCTTCATTGGCCTCCTCCTAGCCTCCTCTGTCTGCTGTATCCCTTTGACGGCCCTCTACACCTACTGTAAGAAGAGGAACCTGGCCAGTGGGAAGAGAGAGCGCACGGTCAGCACTGTGTCAGCGTAA